One segment of Mycolicibacterium baixiangningiae DNA contains the following:
- a CDS encoding VOC family protein, which yields MPQIIPSLWFDDNLEEAVAFYTSIFPNSGLESLSRFTEACPGPTGEVVSGTFVLDGTRFIGINGGPRFPFTEAVSFTVACTDQDEVDYYWDRLVDGGEESMCGWLKDRFGVSWQIVPDRLNELLDDPDPVRAASASKAMLGMRKIVIAELEEAVVPT from the coding sequence ATGCCGCAGATCATCCCGTCGCTCTGGTTCGACGACAACCTGGAGGAGGCCGTCGCCTTCTACACGTCGATCTTCCCCAACTCCGGGCTGGAGAGCCTCAGCCGCTTCACCGAGGCCTGTCCCGGACCCACCGGTGAGGTGGTGTCCGGGACCTTCGTCCTCGACGGCACCCGCTTCATCGGTATCAACGGCGGACCGCGGTTCCCGTTCACCGAAGCGGTGTCGTTCACGGTGGCCTGCACGGACCAGGACGAGGTCGACTACTACTGGGACCGGCTGGTCGACGGCGGCGAGGAGTCGATGTGCGGTTGGCTCAAGGATCGCTTCGGGGTGAGCTGGCAGATCGTGCCCGACCGTCTCAACGAACTCCTCGACGATCCTGATCCGGTGCGCGCGGCGTCCGCGTCCAAGGCGATGCTCGGGATGCGCAAGATCGTCATCGCAGAACTCGAGGAGGCCGTCGTCCCGACCTGA
- a CDS encoding sigma-70 family RNA polymerase sigma factor: protein MMTSANSEFCSEKTLYERTFVKQSLDADAPSAPPQRQTLIYVRRLRSLPAEQRARATSDIAPDAQTSRFADAVIPLTDHLLQQAWNLCVQRADAEDLVQETILKAFQSYGSFREGSNLKAWLRRIMVNTWVDSYRSAQRRPSEQLRGEITEEQLAIGGSLPARARQSAELEVLSALPEAAVLALRCLPSDLRETVFYADVEGYRNTEIATILDIPVGTVGSRLHRGRKTLREILEQKCA from the coding sequence ATGATGACCTCGGCAAACAGCGAGTTCTGCAGTGAAAAGACCTTGTATGAAAGGACTTTTGTGAAGCAATCGTTAGATGCGGATGCCCCCTCGGCGCCTCCGCAGCGACAAACCTTGATATATGTACGCCGCTTGCGCAGTCTCCCTGCAGAACAGCGCGCACGTGCGACGTCTGACATTGCGCCCGACGCGCAAACATCACGATTCGCCGACGCGGTCATTCCGCTGACTGATCATCTGCTCCAGCAGGCGTGGAACCTATGCGTACAACGGGCCGATGCCGAAGATTTAGTCCAGGAGACGATCCTCAAGGCCTTCCAGTCCTACGGCTCCTTCCGCGAGGGCTCCAACCTCAAGGCATGGCTCCGCCGGATCATGGTGAACACCTGGGTCGATTCCTATCGGAGCGCGCAGCGACGGCCATCTGAGCAGCTCAGGGGCGAGATAACCGAAGAGCAACTCGCCATCGGGGGTTCACTTCCAGCGCGCGCTCGGCAGTCGGCCGAGCTGGAGGTGTTGTCCGCGCTGCCGGAGGCTGCCGTCCTCGCTCTCAGGTGTTTGCCGAGTGACCTGCGGGAAACGGTCTTCTACGCCGACGTCGAGGGTTACCGGAACACCGAAATCGCGACGATCCTCGACATTCCGGTGGGGACGGTGGGGTCGCGCCTGCATCGAGGGCGCAAGACGCTGCGGGAGATCCTGGAGCAGAAGTGCGCTTAG
- a CDS encoding DUF2694 domain-containing protein produces MYERLGEDTAVDRSLRSPSGGIQVSTTERGLPVALKLDERELARPAKELADEILLLCQLSAIRQQVSRRRELAARGVSAAVIQGLNLCTDDDLERAETRLRGFDEDAEPDAWLGPA; encoded by the coding sequence ATGTACGAACGTTTGGGTGAGGACACCGCCGTGGACCGATCGTTGCGTTCCCCGAGTGGCGGCATTCAGGTCAGCACGACCGAACGCGGCCTACCCGTGGCGCTCAAGCTCGACGAACGCGAGCTGGCAAGGCCCGCAAAGGAATTGGCCGACGAAATCCTCTTACTTTGCCAACTTTCCGCTATACGCCAGCAAGTTTCTCGACGACGCGAACTGGCCGCCCGCGGTGTCAGCGCAGCCGTCATTCAGGGCCTGAATCTCTGTACCGACGACGATCTGGAACGCGCCGAGACCCGGCTCCGGGGGTTCGACGAGGACGCCGAGCCCGACGCCTGGCTGGGCCCGGCTTGA
- a CDS encoding tetratricopeptide repeat protein, translating into MADDGPALDGEPTATVVDEPAVDATVDGEETHDDHSPVRAVLIAGLVLVVVLAGLTGWFGYQAYEAHQAQKQRDLFLQVGRQAAQSLTTIDWERADADVQRVLDVATGTFYDDFQKRAEPFLEVVKEAKSKSVGTLGEAGLESSTDDTAEVLVAVTVQSSNAGAPEQAPRAWRMRLTVQRVDGGAKVSQVEFVQ; encoded by the coding sequence TTGGCAGACGATGGCCCCGCGCTCGACGGCGAACCGACCGCGACTGTCGTCGACGAGCCCGCGGTCGACGCCACTGTCGACGGTGAGGAGACGCACGACGACCACTCGCCGGTGCGCGCGGTGCTCATCGCCGGACTGGTGCTGGTCGTGGTCCTCGCCGGGCTGACCGGCTGGTTCGGCTACCAGGCCTATGAGGCGCACCAGGCGCAGAAGCAGCGTGACCTGTTCCTGCAGGTGGGCCGCCAGGCCGCGCAGAGCCTGACGACGATCGACTGGGAGCGCGCCGACGCCGACGTGCAGCGGGTTCTCGACGTGGCCACCGGCACCTTCTACGACGACTTCCAGAAGCGGGCCGAGCCGTTCCTCGAGGTGGTCAAGGAGGCGAAGTCGAAATCGGTCGGCACGCTCGGCGAAGCGGGGCTGGAGTCGTCGACCGATGACACGGCGGAGGTGCTGGTGGCGGTGACCGTGCAGTCGTCGAACGCCGGTGCGCCGGAACAGGCTCCGCGCGCGTGGCGAATGCGGCTCACCGTACAGCGGGTCGACGGCGGCGCGAAGGTGTCGCAGGTGGAGTTCGTACAGTGA
- a CDS encoding alpha/beta fold hydrolase: MSPRWLDVTTPAGQLRALVWGPEDGPVALCLHGFPDTAYGWRKVAPVLADAGWRVVAPFMRGYVPSSVPSDRSYHVGALMDDALRVLEAAGPTGRDVVIGHDWGAMAGTGLAAMPDSPFDRAVIMSVPLAAAFRPLGRVPHGLRLAAQLPRQMLRSWYILYFQVPWLPDRSAAWVVPRLWKQWSPGYHAADDIRHVDAAIGARRRWRAALGYYRATVRNSKPPAQYAELHRHWLSAPVLPTLYLHGRDDGCATADFAPWVQRVLPEGSDLAIVDNAGHFLQLEQPDVVGRHIVGFIGSAR; the protein is encoded by the coding sequence ATGTCCCCGCGCTGGTTGGACGTGACCACACCCGCCGGGCAGCTGCGGGCGCTGGTGTGGGGTCCCGAAGACGGTCCGGTCGCACTGTGCCTGCACGGTTTTCCCGACACCGCCTACGGCTGGCGCAAGGTCGCCCCCGTGCTGGCCGACGCGGGCTGGCGGGTGGTCGCCCCCTTCATGCGGGGCTACGTGCCGTCCTCGGTCCCGTCGGACCGCAGCTATCACGTGGGGGCACTCATGGACGACGCCCTGCGCGTCCTTGAAGCGGCCGGGCCGACGGGGCGTGACGTCGTCATCGGACACGACTGGGGCGCGATGGCGGGTACCGGTCTGGCGGCGATGCCCGACAGTCCGTTCGACCGCGCCGTCATCATGTCGGTGCCACTCGCTGCCGCGTTCCGTCCGCTGGGCCGGGTGCCCCACGGTCTGCGGCTGGCCGCACAGCTGCCCAGGCAGATGCTGCGCAGCTGGTACATCCTCTACTTCCAGGTGCCCTGGCTGCCGGACCGGTCGGCGGCGTGGGTGGTGCCCCGGTTGTGGAAGCAGTGGTCGCCCGGCTATCACGCCGCCGACGACATTCGGCATGTGGACGCGGCGATCGGCGCCCGAAGGCGGTGGCGGGCCGCGCTGGGCTACTACCGCGCGACCGTGCGCAACTCGAAGCCGCCTGCCCAGTACGCCGAGCTGCACCGGCACTGGCTGTCGGCGCCCGTGCTGCCCACCCTGTATCTGCATGGTCGCGACGACGGTTGCGCCACAGCGGATTTCGCGCCCTGGGTGCAGCGGGTGCTGCCCGAGGGCAGTGACTTGGCGATCGTCGACAACGCCGGGCACTTTCTGCAGCTCGAACAGCCCGACGTCGTGGGCCGCCACATCGTCGGCTTCATCGGGTCGGCGCGCTAG